A window from uncultured Desulfobacter sp. encodes these proteins:
- a CDS encoding histidine kinase dimerization/phospho-acceptor domain-containing protein, producing the protein MKKPIITLKWFVILSFLVMAAVLIIGYSVLSVRFFFKGMDNIIAGNMVHVLESYVKTTPEDQRNRLAQFSGFMIAKQWEQMPENIKYFMDCPQATGKLLVRKEDTWFGKPKRVVFATSLQLGKEIYYVVLLPSPHKASPLIGNRGKENMRLLLGISLLTAFGIAVLIQLLLKRVERPVKLLGQWARGLDADQLKAPAPDFIYPELNELARLIQKSLSSVQESLDREHTFLRHASHELRTPICVIRNNVELLKKLDEQAQELIDVNPDKISRYTRQKNKTIDRIDRASLTMKHLTQTLLWLGQDEQVQLSVSAVNLEHFVLELVEEAGYLLKNKDGAHSHFPGHAAGIGLCVVAMSFKQSQRPALKYDRSIIIFSAFSRYQKVHGPFRRKFTTLRIELSIAPLPIGKFNAFTVGKSSRLSLRTK; encoded by the coding sequence ATGAAAAAGCCCATCATCACCCTTAAGTGGTTTGTCATTCTCTCTTTTTTAGTGATGGCTGCGGTTCTGATTATTGGGTACTCTGTATTAAGTGTGAGATTTTTTTTTAAAGGCATGGATAATATTATTGCCGGAAATATGGTTCATGTGCTTGAAAGTTACGTTAAAACCACACCCGAAGATCAGAGGAACAGGCTGGCGCAGTTCAGCGGTTTTATGATTGCAAAACAATGGGAGCAGATGCCGGAAAATATAAAATATTTTATGGATTGTCCCCAAGCAACAGGAAAACTTTTGGTTCGCAAGGAAGATACATGGTTTGGTAAGCCTAAGCGCGTCGTTTTTGCCACGTCGCTTCAGTTGGGAAAAGAGATTTATTATGTCGTGCTTCTGCCATCGCCGCACAAGGCCTCTCCTTTGATCGGAAACAGGGGCAAAGAAAATATGCGCCTGCTGCTTGGCATAAGTTTGTTGACCGCGTTTGGTATTGCTGTGTTGATCCAGCTCCTTTTAAAGCGGGTGGAGCGTCCGGTAAAATTGTTAGGACAGTGGGCCCGTGGGCTGGATGCGGATCAATTGAAAGCGCCTGCCCCTGATTTTATTTATCCCGAACTCAACGAGTTGGCACGGCTCATCCAGAAGAGCCTGTCATCCGTCCAGGAGAGTTTGGACAGAGAACACACTTTTTTACGCCACGCCAGCCATGAGCTTCGTACCCCCATCTGTGTGATCAGAAATAATGTTGAACTGCTTAAAAAATTGGATGAACAGGCGCAGGAGCTAATCGATGTGAATCCGGATAAAATTTCCCGATACACCAGGCAGAAAAACAAAACTATAGACCGCATAGACAGAGCCAGCCTAACCATGAAACATCTGACCCAGACCCTTTTGTGGCTGGGGCAGGATGAGCAGGTCCAGCTGTCGGTTTCGGCTGTGAACCTTGAACATTTTGTTCTTGAATTGGTCGAAGAGGCCGGCTATCTGCTTAAGAATAAGGATGGGGCGCATTCCCATTTTCCCGGTCATGCCGCCGGCATTGGATTGTGCGTGGTTGCCATGAGTTTCAAACAATCCCAACGCCCTGCTTTAAAGTATGATCGTAGCATAATCATTTTTTCTGCATTTTCCCGATACCAAAAAGTGCATGGACCTTTCAGACGTAAATTCACCACCCTACGAATTGAACTTTCAATAGCACCGCTGCCAATAGGTAAATTCAACGCTTTTACAGTTGGGAAATCAAGCCGTCTTTCATTGCGCACAAAATAA
- a CDS encoding efflux RND transporter permease subunit, with protein sequence MSSRMRGIIPWFAQNSMAANLLLILIISLGLMQMGKLRKEAFPSLSPNSLTVSVTYDSGSAQQSEEGLAIKIEEELEDVLGIKTITSSSTTTTGTTVTIEMKDDYDLDTLLRDVKAKVDAISTFPTDADKPVIEKAECEEHALWIQLYGEVGRHTLQTLAEELKDDLLANSNVNRVEISGDLDPMISVEIDEAQLQSYGLSLSDVEDAINNESGSSRTAVLRDKNLYLQLKASEQAYLKEEFAAIPLVTLEDGSQIHLGDVAKIDDTFDDETPTLSRFNGHTSIALQVITTGEDDISRTVAGAKKVVAEFKNSGSLPDNVKLTSWYDRSTTIIERLKLLAENALTGFIIVFVLLAMFLNVSVAFWVAMGLPFIFFGTLYFMGDSFAGLSLNEFTTFGFIMALGIVVDDAVVIGESVYTLRVKEGDTIENTIRGTQAVAVPTLFGVLTTVAAFYAISQVSGHMGELYSQFAIVVTICLVLSVIESKLILPSHLAHLNTRQSPGKNPVQRGWMWVQKITDQSLNLVNERIYGPLIKISLHHRYAVLVVFAGIFIFAVSMPLTGMVRMSFFPDIPGDTVRAELTMKNDASYGQTHAALALLESRAHEADQELRDADDDKGSAIAYLQVLSEADQSGSVKLQLTEDAPYDIDTFTRKWRALSGMPEGAKTMSVRNAPAMVDALRIELRSSDDTVLTLAGEALKNRLSTIAAVSGIEDNLEPGQPQLFMELTAQGRALGFTTDMLAEQVLQAFSGQVVQRFQRSVDEVEVKVRYPQGARKSVSDVLNADVRTSDGTVVPLTSVANITYGYTRDTITCIDGKRAVYVSADVDKDIMSSTELVAQLQKQLVPKLKQQYPNLDIDFSGEAEEQAETETSMVNMFILALFIIYFLLAIPLKSYIQPFLIMTAIPFGIVGAVLGHWVNDLSLGILSLNGIIALAGVVVNDSLLLFWWFTMISVGF encoded by the coding sequence ATGAGTAGCAGAATGCGGGGGATTATCCCCTGGTTTGCCCAGAATTCGATGGCCGCCAATCTGCTGTTGATCCTTATCATTTCACTGGGATTGATGCAGATGGGAAAATTGAGGAAAGAGGCGTTTCCCAGTCTTTCCCCCAACAGCTTGACGGTTTCCGTGACCTATGACTCCGGTTCCGCCCAGCAGTCCGAGGAAGGGCTTGCCATTAAAATAGAGGAAGAGCTTGAAGATGTGCTGGGAATAAAAACCATCACCAGTTCCTCCACCACCACCACCGGAACCACCGTAACCATAGAGATGAAGGACGATTATGATCTGGATACGCTGCTGCGGGATGTTAAGGCAAAGGTGGATGCCATTTCCACGTTTCCGACCGATGCAGACAAACCGGTCATTGAAAAGGCGGAATGCGAAGAGCATGCCCTGTGGATCCAGCTTTACGGGGAGGTGGGCCGCCATACTTTGCAGACCCTGGCCGAAGAACTTAAAGATGATCTTTTGGCCAATTCCAATGTGAACCGGGTGGAGATCTCCGGTGACCTTGATCCCATGATCAGTGTTGAGATTGATGAGGCCCAGCTCCAGTCCTATGGGTTGTCCCTGTCCGATGTGGAAGATGCCATTAACAACGAATCGGGAAGTTCGCGCACTGCCGTGCTTCGGGATAAAAATCTGTATCTGCAGCTCAAAGCTTCGGAGCAGGCTTATTTGAAAGAAGAGTTCGCCGCGATTCCCCTGGTGACCCTTGAAGACGGCAGTCAGATTCATTTGGGCGATGTGGCTAAAATTGACGATACCTTTGATGATGAAACGCCTACGCTTTCCAGATTCAACGGCCATACCAGCATCGCTTTGCAGGTCATTACCACCGGCGAGGATGATATCTCCAGAACCGTGGCCGGTGCCAAAAAGGTGGTGGCTGAATTTAAAAACAGCGGCAGCCTGCCGGATAATGTAAAGCTCACCTCCTGGTATGACCGCTCCACCACGATCATCGAGCGCCTGAAACTTCTGGCGGAAAACGCTTTAACCGGGTTCATTATTGTATTTGTTCTTCTGGCTATGTTTCTCAATGTCAGCGTGGCATTCTGGGTGGCCATGGGCCTGCCGTTTATTTTTTTCGGCACCCTTTATTTCATGGGGGACAGTTTTGCAGGGCTTTCCTTAAATGAATTCACCACCTTCGGATTTATCATGGCGTTGGGTATTGTGGTGGATGATGCCGTGGTCATCGGCGAAAGCGTCTACACCCTGCGCGTTAAAGAAGGCGACACCATTGAAAACACCATTCGGGGGACCCAGGCCGTTGCCGTTCCCACCTTGTTTGGTGTACTGACCACGGTGGCCGCTTTTTACGCGATCTCCCAGGTCAGCGGCCACATGGGAGAACTTTACTCCCAGTTTGCCATCGTCGTCACCATCTGCCTGGTGCTGTCGGTGATTGAATCCAAGCTCATTCTGCCATCCCATTTGGCTCATCTTAATACGCGCCAGTCTCCAGGAAAAAATCCCGTACAACGTGGCTGGATGTGGGTGCAGAAAATAACCGACCAGAGTCTGAACCTGGTGAACGAACGCATTTACGGGCCCCTTATTAAAATATCTCTTCACCATCGGTATGCCGTGTTGGTGGTGTTTGCAGGCATTTTTATATTTGCCGTCTCCATGCCCTTGACCGGTATGGTGCGTATGAGTTTTTTCCCGGATATCCCCGGGGATACGGTGCGTGCGGAGTTGACCATGAAAAATGATGCAAGTTACGGCCAGACCCATGCGGCTTTGGCCTTGCTGGAGTCAAGGGCTCATGAGGCGGATCAGGAACTTAGAGATGCCGACGACGATAAAGGCAGCGCCATTGCGTATCTACAGGTGCTGTCCGAGGCGGATCAATCCGGGTCTGTGAAGCTGCAATTAACCGAGGATGCGCCCTATGATATCGATACCTTTACCCGAAAATGGCGGGCGTTGTCCGGGATGCCCGAAGGGGCAAAAACCATGAGCGTTCGAAATGCCCCGGCCATGGTGGATGCCCTTCGCATTGAGCTGCGCTCCAGCGATGATACCGTACTCACTTTGGCAGGAGAGGCTCTGAAGAACAGGTTGTCCACCATTGCTGCGGTGAGCGGCATCGAAGACAACCTGGAACCGGGCCAGCCCCAGCTTTTCATGGAACTAACCGCCCAGGGCAGGGCATTGGGCTTTACCACGGACATGCTGGCCGAACAGGTCCTCCAGGCTTTTTCCGGCCAGGTGGTCCAGCGGTTCCAACGCTCCGTGGATGAGGTGGAGGTGAAGGTGCGGTATCCCCAGGGGGCCAGAAAAAGTGTCAGCGATGTCCTTAATGCCGATGTCAGAACCTCCGACGGCACCGTGGTGCCCCTGACCAGTGTCGCCAACATTACGTACGGGTACACCCGGGACACCATCACCTGCATTGACGGCAAGCGGGCGGTATACGTCTCCGCAGATGTGGACAAGGATATCATGTCCTCCACGGAACTTGTGGCTCAGCTTCAAAAGCAGCTGGTGCCCAAACTCAAACAGCAATACCCGAACCTGGACATTGATTTTTCCGGCGAGGCAGAAGAACAGGCTGAGACCGAAACCTCCATGGTAAATATGTTTATTCTGGCACTATTTATTATCTATTTTCTGTTGGCCATTCCGTTAAAATCCTACATTCAGCCCTTTTTAATTATGACGGCTATTCCTTTCGGTATTGTGGGGGCGGTGCTGGGTCATTGGGTAAACGATCTCTCCTTGGGGATTTTATCCCTCAATGGTATCATTGCTCTGGCCGGTGTGGTGGTCAATGACAGTTTGCTTCTCTTTTGGTGGTTCACCATGATATCTGTCGGTTTTTAA
- a CDS encoding efflux transporter outer membrane subunit, translating to MTLKSACMQLVLLSLFTLSACVAGSNSDYGAKVVQEQANIAQWSDLDGAQPITILGDLIQSEELDHLVEKGLSANPGLAQTLLTLKIRQAEYRKAQGARLPEVSAGYSALKEEDQDNTYTGTATVSWELDLWRKLSDSAKAASKDVQEQQMLYQSARDTLAAEIMTGWLELTSAKKNISIEQRRIDVLEKTQKYTQQRYRSGLGTLEDLDTARTATASARATLEEYKETLAQQQRSLATLLGDPNADISVSEDYTDVILPLADLPEQTLHRRPDLKAAFLAIESADLNADVAYKDLLPSISLEASLEDIASTPGSALLTSPVWSLLGQLTAPLFQGGQLKAQAEIADLETAQAFEAYRETLYTAVQEIEDAMGLERSLKKQQAHIETALAKAEDTLIQYQKSYRQGLSSMLDLLTVQTQTFDLAIQLNTLKYERLANRVTLGLALGIGAK from the coding sequence ATGACACTTAAATCGGCATGTATGCAACTTGTGCTGCTCAGCCTGTTCACCCTTTCGGCCTGTGTTGCCGGTTCAAATTCGGATTATGGGGCCAAGGTGGTGCAGGAACAAGCGAACATTGCGCAATGGAGCGATCTTGACGGCGCTCAGCCCATCACCATCCTGGGCGATTTGATTCAATCCGAAGAACTTGATCATTTGGTGGAAAAGGGGCTTTCGGCCAACCCCGGTCTTGCCCAGACACTTTTAACCTTAAAAATTCGTCAGGCTGAATATCGTAAGGCCCAGGGTGCTCGACTGCCGGAGGTCTCCGCAGGCTATTCAGCCCTCAAGGAAGAGGATCAGGACAATACCTACACAGGGACCGCCACGGTGAGCTGGGAACTGGACCTATGGCGCAAGCTGTCTGACAGTGCCAAAGCCGCCTCAAAGGATGTCCAAGAACAGCAGATGCTCTACCAGTCCGCCCGGGATACCCTGGCCGCGGAGATTATGACCGGATGGCTGGAACTCACATCGGCAAAGAAAAATATCTCCATTGAGCAGCGGCGTATTGATGTGCTTGAAAAAACGCAAAAATATACCCAACAGCGCTACCGCAGCGGGCTTGGCACCCTGGAGGATCTGGATACGGCCCGAACGGCCACGGCTTCGGCCCGGGCGACCCTTGAAGAATATAAAGAGACCCTGGCCCAGCAGCAACGCTCCCTTGCCACACTATTGGGAGATCCCAATGCCGATATCTCTGTATCTGAAGATTATACCGATGTGATCTTGCCGTTGGCCGATCTCCCCGAGCAGACCCTGCACCGAAGACCGGATTTGAAAGCGGCTTTCCTGGCAATTGAATCAGCCGATTTGAATGCGGATGTGGCATACAAGGATCTTTTACCCAGTATCAGTCTTGAGGCATCCCTTGAGGATATCGCTTCAACCCCAGGCTCTGCGCTGTTGACAAGTCCTGTTTGGTCGCTTCTGGGACAGCTCACAGCGCCTTTGTTCCAGGGCGGACAACTCAAAGCCCAGGCCGAGATTGCGGATCTTGAAACCGCCCAGGCCTTTGAGGCGTATCGGGAAACCCTGTATACCGCTGTCCAGGAAATTGAAGACGCCATGGGGCTTGAACGATCTTTAAAAAAACAGCAGGCGCATATTGAAACCGCTTTAGCCAAGGCCGAAGACACCCTGATTCAATATCAGAAGAGTTATCGCCAGGGCCTTTCGAGTATGTTGGATCTGCTCACCGTCCAGACCCAGACCTTTGATCTTGCCATTCAACTGAACACCCTTAAATATGAACGCCTGGCCAACCGGGTCACCCTCGGGCTGGCACTGGGCATTGGAGCAAAATAA
- a CDS encoding SLBB domain-containing protein, translating to MLKNSFNVLLIIVLLAVSLSMLPITGLCEEQSNGGYRLGPEDLVKISILAGGLEQVVKEMVVSETGDINVPFVGKIPAAGLTLSQLEKRIFVPLERDYFVDPQIHLQIVEYHSLEFSISGAVKNPGKFELDFTPTVMDLIANAGGVLPGRGNLAYILKGVGHDTMSDSEIHEAISTSSLVKIDLNRLLDEGDMSENIRLVSGDTVYIPLGSKLDQAATKVYVQGKVKSPGIFDYQPGLTALGACIMAGGFDKFAAPNRAKVIRKTADGQETIKINLKKVQTGDKADILLKPGDLIHIPESWL from the coding sequence ATGTTGAAAAATAGTTTTAACGTGCTTTTAATAATTGTGCTTTTGGCCGTTTCGCTTTCAATGCTGCCCATTACCGGATTATGCGAAGAGCAAAGCAATGGCGGGTACCGATTGGGACCCGAGGATCTGGTCAAAATATCAATTCTGGCCGGTGGTCTCGAACAGGTGGTAAAAGAGATGGTGGTCAGCGAAACCGGTGATATAAATGTTCCCTTTGTTGGGAAGATTCCGGCAGCAGGGCTGACCTTAAGTCAATTGGAAAAAAGAATATTTGTCCCCCTGGAACGTGATTATTTTGTGGATCCCCAGATCCATCTCCAGATTGTGGAATACCACAGCCTGGAATTTTCCATCTCCGGAGCCGTCAAAAATCCAGGGAAGTTTGAACTGGATTTTACTCCTACGGTCATGGATCTGATTGCCAATGCCGGCGGTGTCTTGCCCGGGCGCGGTAATCTGGCCTATATTCTGAAAGGGGTTGGCCACGACACCATGTCAGATTCTGAGATACACGAAGCCATCAGCACATCAAGCCTGGTAAAAATTGATCTTAACCGCCTTCTGGACGAAGGTGACATGTCTGAAAACATCCGTCTGGTCAGCGGCGACACCGTCTATATCCCCTTAGGATCAAAACTGGACCAGGCCGCTACCAAGGTCTATGTCCAGGGGAAAGTCAAAAGTCCGGGCATATTTGATTATCAGCCAGGGCTCACTGCTCTTGGTGCCTGCATCATGGCCGGAGGTTTTGATAAATTTGCGGCACCCAACCGGGCCAAGGTAATCCGTAAAACCGCCGACGGCCAGGAAACCATTAAAATCAATCTAAAGAAAGTTCAAACCGGCGACAAGGCAGACATCCTCCTAAAGCCGGGAGATCTCATTCACATCCCTGAATCCTGGCTGTAA
- a CDS encoding response regulator transcription factor: MLNVLLVEDDFDLAETVIDYLAIESISCDYASNGVAGLNLLNDKSYDVVLLDLNLPRLDGLTLCQKLRSGGNDTPVLMLTARDQLDDKVAGFEAGTDDYLVKPFELRDLVVRIHALARRRSGQVQLLRCADLEMNLKEDDVIRAGRKINLSPIARQILEALLRVSPETVTKQKLIDTVWGDDPPDSNSLKVHMHHLRKAVDDGFDPPLIHTIPGRGFAIKEGD, translated from the coding sequence GTGCTGAACGTGCTTTTGGTAGAAGATGATTTTGATTTGGCCGAAACCGTGATTGACTATCTGGCTATCGAGTCTATTTCATGCGATTACGCAAGCAACGGAGTGGCAGGCCTAAACTTATTAAATGATAAAAGCTATGATGTGGTGCTGCTGGATCTTAACCTGCCCCGGCTTGATGGCTTGACCCTTTGCCAGAAGCTGCGTTCCGGCGGTAATGATACGCCTGTGCTTATGCTCACGGCCCGGGATCAGCTGGATGACAAGGTGGCTGGATTTGAGGCAGGGACAGACGATTATCTGGTTAAACCCTTTGAACTTCGGGATCTGGTGGTAAGAATTCACGCCCTGGCACGGAGAAGGTCGGGGCAGGTTCAGCTTCTGCGCTGTGCCGATCTCGAAATGAACCTGAAAGAAGACGATGTGATCAGGGCAGGGCGGAAGATCAATTTGTCACCCATTGCCCGGCAGATTCTTGAGGCATTGTTGCGCGTCTCTCCTGAAACCGTAACCAAGCAAAAACTGATTGACACCGTATGGGGGGATGATCCACCGGACAGCAATAGTCTCAAAGTGCATATGCACCATTTACGAAAGGCGGTGGACGATGGGTTTGACCCGCCCCTGATCCATACCATTCCAGGCCGCGGCTTTGCCATAAAAGAAGGGGATTAA
- a CDS encoding outer membrane beta-barrel protein — protein sequence MNYKQTVMVLAMSLFLVSAVCANDVFAQGRLIINPHIQSGVRRDTNFHKSEENTKTVDTYYVKPGVELGYTTEKTEITLDYWLNRLVYDDQDDVRPGDTAADEYDYTEHQANFRARLAPTDRLTFGLDNRFWKTREAANADRYSNAVERYKYTFNRFSPWAKYRFAHKFGLGIGYTNKTIDYDNDAEEEDSDENRGILTFYYYFNERTFFDLDYQTWHRDYDGDTSDYDSHQMMVNISRQFNYLTLAAGIGYHTREFDNEAEVSGGNQGALAWQISLTGQNPPDERVKYPKSSLSLSLSSNLNDSGADDTYYTYTRFDAVATYLFFERINGSLTGRYQHSDYETSHREDDRIFFSGALDYLINDLFIVGLEAGLEDRDSNVDGEDFENAYVMFNIKLDYDFGSK from the coding sequence ATGAATTATAAACAGACCGTCATGGTTCTGGCGATGTCTTTATTCCTGGTTTCTGCTGTCTGTGCGAACGATGTGTTTGCCCAGGGGCGATTGATCATTAATCCCCATATCCAGTCAGGCGTCCGGCGGGATACCAACTTTCATAAATCCGAAGAAAATACAAAAACCGTAGATACCTATTATGTTAAACCTGGTGTGGAACTCGGCTACACCACGGAGAAAACCGAAATCACCCTGGACTACTGGCTGAACCGGCTGGTTTACGATGATCAAGACGACGTCAGACCCGGAGATACTGCAGCCGATGAATACGACTACACCGAGCACCAGGCAAACTTCCGGGCCCGGCTTGCGCCCACAGATCGTTTGACGTTTGGTCTGGACAATCGATTCTGGAAGACACGGGAGGCTGCAAATGCTGACAGGTATTCCAATGCCGTGGAACGGTATAAGTATACGTTTAATAGATTCAGCCCATGGGCGAAATACCGGTTTGCGCACAAATTCGGCCTGGGAATTGGGTATACTAATAAAACCATAGATTACGATAATGATGCCGAAGAAGAAGACTCCGATGAAAATCGGGGCATTCTGACCTTTTACTACTATTTTAACGAACGGACCTTTTTCGATCTGGATTACCAGACCTGGCACCGTGATTACGATGGCGATACATCCGACTATGACTCACACCAGATGATGGTCAATATCAGCCGTCAGTTCAATTACCTGACGTTAGCGGCCGGGATCGGCTATCATACCCGTGAGTTTGACAATGAAGCAGAAGTTTCGGGCGGAAACCAGGGTGCTTTGGCCTGGCAGATATCCCTGACCGGCCAGAATCCCCCGGACGAAAGGGTAAAATATCCAAAAAGTTCTCTGTCTTTGTCCCTTAGCAGTAATCTCAACGATAGTGGCGCCGATGACACCTATTATACCTACACCCGGTTTGATGCCGTGGCCACCTATCTCTTTTTTGAGCGAATTAACGGCTCCCTGACAGGCCGTTACCAGCATTCCGACTACGAAACGTCACATCGTGAGGATGACCGAATCTTTTTTTCAGGTGCCCTGGATTACCTGATCAACGATTTGTTTATCGTGGGCCTGGAGGCTGGCCTGGAAGATCGAGATTCCAATGTAGACGGTGAAGATTTTGAAAACGCCTATGTCATGTTCAACATTAAGTTGGATTACGATTTTGGGTCCAAATAG
- a CDS encoding CpsB/CapC family capsule biosynthesis tyrosine phosphatase: MFDTHSHILYGMDDGSKRLSHAIGFAKQALKQGVHTLFATPHCYDGVYNCAKADIIDACKRFSHDLSAAGLPLVVLPGAEIRVNHDLIERFDNGELLTMNNAGKYLLIELPLMFIDSAVSMMIRKLHERDVIPIIAHAERNPVILNRPDLADQFIYHGAKIQVTASSLTGDFGRQVMRVSRLMCEKDQVFCLGSDIHPGRKYRMKKAAKRLNRWIGETATQLILEDNPACIASRKIDSENTTDSSFIGSASPGKNI; the protein is encoded by the coding sequence ATGTTTGATACGCATTCTCATATTCTCTACGGCATGGATGACGGCAGCAAGCGTCTTTCCCACGCCATTGGTTTTGCAAAGCAGGCCTTAAAACAAGGTGTACACACCCTGTTCGCAACCCCCCACTGCTACGACGGTGTTTATAATTGCGCCAAAGCGGATATCATTGACGCATGCAAACGATTTTCCCATGACCTGTCAGCTGCCGGCTTGCCCCTGGTTGTCTTGCCCGGGGCGGAAATTCGTGTCAATCACGATCTGATTGAGCGCTTTGACAATGGAGAACTGCTCACGATGAACAACGCAGGAAAATACCTGCTGATAGAACTACCCCTTATGTTTATCGACAGTGCCGTCTCCATGATGATCCGAAAACTCCATGAGCGTGACGTAATCCCCATTATCGCCCATGCGGAACGAAACCCTGTGATTTTGAACCGGCCCGATCTGGCTGATCAATTCATCTACCATGGCGCAAAAATTCAGGTCACCGCTTCAAGCCTGACAGGGGATTTCGGCCGGCAGGTCATGAGAGTTTCCCGGCTCATGTGTGAAAAAGATCAGGTGTTCTGCCTGGGATCAGATATCCACCCGGGCCGCAAATACCGGATGAAAAAGGCCGCAAAACGGTTAAATAGGTGGATTGGGGAGACTGCAACCCAATTGATACTGGAAGATAACCCAGCTTGCATTGCCTCCCGGAAAATTGATTCTGAAAATACAACTGATTCTTCGTTTATTGGAAGTGCAAGCCCCGGGAAAAACATATAG
- a CDS encoding efflux RND transporter periplasmic adaptor subunit, translating into MIRRISKIVVFLVAVVLMIGLVFYIKAAIKARANMPAPVKEEVVQHPDVSVTSVSTGSYNAQITGYGSVSPHFELTLTARVAGQVKSLSGTFETGKLVKKGEVIVRLDNIEYEDALAQAQKELSDAKLTLLEEEREALQAKAEWKSSGLTGEPASELVFHEPQVAAAKAAVTAAKAAVETAKADLSYTRITAPFDALVVERSVAPGSYVQAGSTIATLYSTDRAEITVSLSAAQWSGLPDMATLNSGKWPVTLTHAQTGNQWSGYILRASRQADESSRQQSVIVALDHPLDSGTPLLFGVFVTVNIQGPPMSGLWELPGSAFSQKGEIWYVKQDNTLASFSTEPVFSHGESIYVIPPTDIADSAQKVLIHPLNHYLDDMAVTPVEENTHE; encoded by the coding sequence ATGATTAGACGTATTTCCAAGATCGTGGTTTTCCTGGTTGCTGTTGTTCTTATGATTGGCCTTGTCTTTTATATCAAGGCAGCCATCAAAGCCCGGGCCAATATGCCGGCCCCTGTAAAGGAAGAAGTTGTCCAGCATCCTGACGTCTCTGTGACATCGGTATCCACCGGCAGCTACAATGCACAGATTACAGGATACGGCAGTGTATCCCCCCATTTTGAGCTGACCCTTACGGCCCGGGTGGCTGGTCAGGTGAAGTCTCTTTCCGGCACATTTGAAACCGGGAAACTGGTGAAAAAGGGAGAGGTGATTGTCCGGCTGGATAACATTGAATATGAAGATGCCCTTGCCCAGGCCCAAAAAGAATTGTCCGATGCAAAACTGACCCTGCTCGAAGAAGAGCGGGAAGCTTTGCAGGCAAAGGCGGAGTGGAAATCTTCTGGGCTTACCGGGGAACCTGCATCGGAACTGGTGTTCCATGAACCCCAGGTGGCGGCGGCCAAAGCGGCTGTTACCGCCGCCAAGGCTGCCGTGGAAACCGCCAAAGCAGATCTGTCATACACCCGGATCACCGCGCCCTTTGACGCCCTGGTGGTGGAACGCAGCGTGGCCCCGGGAAGTTATGTCCAGGCCGGGTCCACCATTGCCACCCTTTACAGCACGGACCGGGCGGAAATCACTGTGTCCCTGTCTGCTGCACAATGGTCCGGCCTGCCGGATATGGCAACCCTGAACTCGGGTAAATGGCCGGTGACCCTCACCCATGCCCAGACCGGCAATCAATGGTCCGGTTACATTCTGCGGGCATCCCGGCAGGCGGATGAAAGTTCTCGTCAGCAAAGCGTGATCGTGGCATTGGATCACCCCTTGGATTCCGGCACTCCGCTTTTGTTCGGTGTCTTTGTGACCGTAAACATCCAGGGGCCGCCCATGTCCGGCCTTTGGGAACTTCCGGGTTCCGCCTTCAGCCAGAAGGGTGAAATCTGGTATGTGAAACAGGACAATACCCTGGCCTCTTTTAGCACGGAACCGGTGTTCAGCCATGGAGAGTCCATTTATGTGATACCGCCCACGGATATCGCAGATTCAGCCCAAAAGGTGCTGATCCATCCGTTAAATCATTACCTGGACGACATGGCTGTCACCCCGGTGGAGGAGAATACCCATGAGTAG